Proteins from a genomic interval of Stenotrophomonas sp. 24(2023):
- a CDS encoding short chain dehydrogenase, with the protein MKILLVGASGTLGQAVSRHLGQQHEILAAGRHSGALRVDLTDDASVRALFAQTGPVDAVISATGQLHFGPLQDMTAAQFNIGLQDKLLGQVRLALAAQHHLNAGGSITLTSGIVSAQPIRDGANATAVNNALEGFVRAAALELLPRGLRINVVSPNVLVESMAAYGPYFPGFEAVSAQRAALAYQRAVEGIQSGETITVW; encoded by the coding sequence ATGAAGATCCTTCTTGTCGGCGCCAGCGGCACGCTGGGCCAGGCCGTTTCGCGCCACCTCGGCCAGCAGCATGAGATCCTCGCCGCCGGTCGCCACAGTGGCGCCCTGCGCGTGGACCTTACCGATGATGCCAGCGTGCGTGCGCTGTTCGCACAGACCGGCCCGGTCGATGCGGTGATTTCCGCCACCGGCCAGCTGCACTTCGGGCCGCTGCAGGACATGACCGCCGCCCAGTTCAACATCGGCCTGCAGGACAAGCTGCTGGGCCAGGTGCGCCTGGCACTGGCGGCCCAGCACCACCTCAACGCCGGCGGTTCGATCACGCTGACCAGCGGCATCGTCAGTGCACAGCCCATCCGCGACGGTGCCAATGCCACCGCGGTCAACAATGCACTGGAAGGCTTCGTGCGCGCCGCCGCGCTGGAACTGCTGCCGCGCGGGCTGCGCATCAACGTGGTCAGCCCGAACGTGCTGGTCGAGTCGATGGCGGCCTACGGCCCGTACTTCCCCGGCTTCGAGGCCGTGAGCGCGCAGCGCGCGGCACTGGCCTACCAGCGTGCGGTGGAAGGCATCCAGAGTGGCGAAACGATCACGGTGTGGTGA
- a CDS encoding LysR family transcriptional regulator, translating into MDTLRCMQAFVAVADRGSFAAAAEHLQVSAVMVGKYIQQVEAHLGTALLQRNTRRQRLTEAGLAYLAGCRQVLEQVQHAEDSVAGLQRQPRGLLRVSAPTTWGSCVLAPLLAGLLRAQPLLNIELDLSNRRVDLIEDGFDAAIRIGPLPSQELVARPLPPYEMSLCAAPAYLRRRGTPRTPADLAGHDCLSHLAWRGGHGWQLANGEQVDWEARLSSNDGYALRQAALAGAGLILQPTALLAGDIAAGRLKPLLRDYLPAPRAMHLIYLADRRPRPRLQCFVDFVMDAVGRTL; encoded by the coding sequence ATGGACACCTTGCGGTGCATGCAGGCATTCGTCGCCGTCGCCGACCGGGGCAGCTTCGCCGCCGCTGCCGAGCACCTGCAGGTGTCGGCGGTGATGGTGGGCAAGTACATCCAGCAGGTCGAGGCGCACCTGGGCACGGCGCTGCTGCAGCGGAACACCCGCCGCCAACGGTTGACCGAGGCGGGGCTGGCCTACCTGGCCGGCTGCCGGCAGGTACTGGAGCAGGTACAGCATGCCGAAGACAGCGTGGCCGGCCTGCAGCGGCAACCCCGTGGCCTGCTGCGGGTCAGTGCGCCGACCACCTGGGGCAGCTGCGTGCTGGCCCCGCTGCTGGCCGGGCTGCTGCGTGCACAGCCGCTGCTGAACATCGAACTGGACCTGAGCAATCGCCGCGTTGACCTGATCGAGGATGGCTTCGATGCCGCGATCCGTATCGGCCCGTTGCCATCACAGGAACTCGTGGCACGGCCGCTGCCGCCGTATGAAATGAGCCTGTGCGCAGCACCGGCCTACCTGCGCCGCAGGGGGACGCCACGCACGCCGGCGGACCTGGCCGGGCATGACTGCCTGAGCCATCTGGCCTGGCGCGGTGGCCATGGCTGGCAGCTGGCCAATGGCGAGCAGGTTGACTGGGAAGCACGCCTGTCCAGCAATGATGGCTACGCGCTGCGCCAGGCCGCGCTGGCCGGTGCGGGGCTGATCCTGCAGCCCACGGCACTGCTGGCCGGGGACATCGCCGCCGGGCGGCTCAAGCCGCTGCTGCGCGACTACCTGCCAGCCCCGCGAGCGATGCACCTGATCTATCTGGCCGATCGCCGCCCACGGCCGCGCCTGCAGTGCTTCGTGGATTTCGTCATGGATGCCGTGGGCCGCACCCTGTAG
- the proC gene encoding pyrroline-5-carboxylate reductase gives MTTGSITFIGGGNMARSLIAGLVRQGVPATQIHVAEPVAALREGLAADFGVTTYAEATEAAAHGTTWLLAVKPQVLREVCQSLQALARQQPPLVVSIAAGITSTQLQRWLGGDLPVVRAMPNTPALLGAGVTGLYATGRVDEGQRAQADRVLASAGRTVWIEDEAQMDSVTAVSGSGPAYVFLLAEAMEAAGIAQGLPADAARTLVVQTLLGASRMLDEAGESPAELRRRVTSPNGTTQAAIERFQAGGFEALVEAALRAAQVRGQELSAANE, from the coding sequence ATGACAACGGGATCCATCACGTTCATCGGCGGCGGCAACATGGCCCGCAGCCTCATCGCCGGCCTGGTGCGCCAGGGCGTGCCGGCCACGCAGATCCATGTGGCCGAACCGGTGGCCGCTCTGCGTGAGGGGCTTGCCGCCGACTTCGGCGTGACCACCTACGCCGAGGCCACCGAGGCCGCTGCCCACGGCACGACCTGGCTGCTGGCGGTGAAGCCGCAGGTACTGCGCGAAGTCTGCCAGTCCTTGCAGGCATTGGCCCGGCAACAGCCTCCCCTGGTGGTATCCATCGCCGCCGGTATCACCAGTACGCAACTGCAGCGCTGGCTGGGCGGCGACCTGCCGGTGGTCCGGGCGATGCCCAATACGCCCGCGCTGCTGGGGGCCGGCGTGACCGGCCTGTATGCCACCGGGCGCGTGGACGAAGGCCAGCGTGCGCAGGCCGACCGCGTGCTGGCCAGCGCCGGACGCACCGTGTGGATCGAGGATGAAGCACAGATGGATTCGGTCACCGCTGTGTCCGGCAGCGGCCCGGCCTACGTGTTCCTGCTCGCCGAAGCGATGGAAGCGGCCGGCATCGCCCAGGGGCTGCCGGCCGATGCCGCGCGTACGCTGGTCGTGCAGACCCTGCTGGGCGCGTCGCGCATGCTCGATGAAGCCGGCGAAAGCCCGGCCGAACTGCGCCGGCGGGTCACCTCACCCAACGGCACCACCCAGGCTGCGATCGAACGCTTCCAGGCCGGTGGCTTCGAGGCGCTGGTCGAGGCCGCCCTACGCGCCGCGCAGGTGCGCGGGCAGGAATTGTCGGCAGCGAACGAGTAG
- a CDS encoding YggS family pyridoxal phosphate-dependent enzyme: protein MASPLPQILSNLTTAAHTAGRPVPALLAVSKTQPAQAVAALAAQGQRAFGENYVQEALAKMQALQALDLEWHLIGHLQSNKAESVATHFDWVQSVDRPKLVAALARHRPATRGPLNVLIQVNIDDEGSKHGCTPAQVPALAAAVVAEPSLRLRGLMAIPAPWPEASRRREAFVRMRGLFDALAAQHSGIDTLSMGMSSDYAEAIAEGATLVRIGTALFGARPRPA from the coding sequence GTGGCCAGCCCCCTGCCCCAGATCCTGAGCAATCTCACCACCGCGGCCCACACGGCCGGGCGCCCGGTCCCGGCCCTGCTGGCCGTGTCCAAGACCCAGCCCGCGCAGGCCGTGGCCGCCCTGGCAGCGCAGGGCCAGCGCGCGTTCGGCGAAAACTACGTGCAGGAAGCGCTGGCGAAGATGCAGGCGCTGCAGGCACTGGATCTGGAATGGCACCTGATCGGCCACCTGCAATCGAACAAGGCCGAATCCGTCGCCACGCACTTCGACTGGGTGCAGAGCGTGGACCGCCCCAAGCTGGTGGCCGCCCTGGCCCGCCATCGTCCCGCCACACGCGGCCCGCTGAACGTGCTGATCCAGGTCAACATCGATGATGAGGGCAGCAAGCATGGCTGCACGCCGGCACAGGTGCCCGCGCTGGCTGCGGCGGTCGTGGCCGAACCGTCCCTGCGCCTGCGCGGCCTGATGGCCATTCCCGCCCCGTGGCCCGAGGCCTCGCGCCGGCGCGAGGCCTTCGTGCGCATGCGCGGCCTGTTCGACGCGCTGGCCGCGCAGCACAGCGGCATCGATACGCTGTCGATGGGCATGAGCAGCGACTACGCCGAGGCGATTGCCGAGGGCGCCACCCTGGTCCGTATCGGTACTGCCCTGTTCGGCGCGCGCCCGCGCCCGGCCTGA